The DNA region GATGACCGAGCTGCTTGTCGCCTATCTCCCGCTCGTCATCTTCATCGGCCTGTCGCTGGTGATCGGGTTGGTGCTGCTGATCGCGCCGTTCGTCGTGGCCTATCAGCAGCCGGACCCGGAGAAGCTGTCGGCCTATGAATGCGGCTTCAACGCCTTCAGCGACGCCCGCATGAAATTCGACATCCGCTTCTATCTG from Blastochloris tepida includes:
- a CDS encoding NADH-quinone oxidoreductase subunit A; this encodes MTELLVAYLPLVIFIGLSLVIGLVLLIAPFVVAYQQPDPEKLSAYECGFNAFSDARMKFDIRFYLVSILFIIFDLEVAFLFPWAVAFGDVGVFGFWSMMVFLGVLTVGFVYEWKKGALEWD